The window acgaCACAGGAATAGTAAGCCAAACCTTCAAGTGCAATGTGAAAGGTGAGCTCCAATGGAGTTATCCTCTAAGAAGACATTATCTGGAATCTTATACTGCCTTTCTTACACTATGTTCCCTTTTCATTGCTGGGGAGCAAGAACTGTTCAAGCTATGTCTATATCTGTCAGCATCAGTCATTCTTCTACTGATACAGCAGCAAGCTCTGATTTGCAGTGGAGACAGGAAACTGTAGCTAAACTTGATTTACTGATTTAGTAACTGCAGTGTGCAAGTGGTGCAGACAGATTTCAATCTACAGAGAATCAAGCCCTGTAAGTACTTAGTCCTTGTGcaccaaaataatttcttttaataggaacatataaaatatatttaaaaaatagcttgGAAGAAAAACTCTTTGAGAAGAATGGGGATCTGCCATCCTTAGATGTTAGCCATTAATTCTGATGAAGCGGTGTTTAAAACCCTGTCTCTGATGTTTGAGTCAGGTTTCCTAGAGAAACAAGGTTATGCAGATCATTTGGAATTGTTCTGTAAGTACTTCCTTCAGGTATCAACCTCACTGATATCTGAGTAAGCTTTTAATGATACCAAAATTCCATACATTTTATGAAGACAGGTGGCTGTGCAGGGATGAGAAATCCATATTATTAAGCAGTAGCTAATCCATAAGGGATTTCTGCAGGAAGCCAGACTTCATAAATTCTGCTACCCTGAGCCTAATGAACTTCAGTGTATTCTCTAAGGTACTAACTTAAGCAGTACTGCTTTGTTGAGTGCACTGGTTTGTGTCTGCAAATAGGTGCTGGCGATGCAGTCCTATTGGTCCATGAGTAACTAAGAGATAAGGCAATAGTTTCCTAACAGCACCAGCATTTCTATCTTCAGCTTTAAACATGTGTGGGCATTCTTAGCGATTTTGgaacaaggaaaggaaagcaagtgtAATGTGCACAGAAGTAATTTGCTGTCATGTGCCTGATGCTGTGTCTTCACAGGCTGTGGGAATGGTGGCCAGCCTGCTGAGGTGGGGGAGCACTCTGCTAGCTCATGCCTTGACTCATTAGAGTCAAGGTAGAATATTGCCTTTAAGAATTATGGTGTGAGAAGAACTCACAGAGAAACTGCATTATTCTTCTGGAGAGATGACAGAGGAGTACTCTGAGCACTTGTTTTAATTGGATTAGATTTTGGTTTAATACCAGCTGAATATGAAACAAGTTGCAAAATGGATGAGTCCAAATTGCTGTGAACTGTTCAGGGCCAAGGGAGCCTTAACCACAATCAGACAGAGCTCTCATCCTCCAGCATACAAAATATCCAGGGTTCACTGCTCCAGTATTGGGTACCTGCACTGAAGGAGACAGAGGGCTCAAAGGAGAGGTTCCCATAGAaatacagaatggtttgggttggaaaggacctcttAGGACTTCAAGAGCTGTTTGTGCATCTTGAATTTTACCAGCAGTTCTTTGGAggagctgctttattttgctctgAGAGCAGTGAGCTGCAGAGGTGCCATGGTGTCCGAAACAGCTGTGGCAAACCAGATGAGGAAATCTTTGCTTTAGGTTGTGGAAAGAGGGATTTTCTATACTTCAGCAGATCAGAGAAATGTTACATCCATAAGACATGCTGTTGTCTACAGCATCTGCCATGAATAAGCCCATTTCCCTCATAAATATAGCACTGCTGTCACTGTGTTGTCACATGGTTATACAGTGTATCTTACTGCAGGTATGGTATATAGgtgtatgtgtatacacacTGAAATACAAGCAGTTTGCAAGTATCTGTCTCCCACAGCTGAGACAGTCACTACATTGATTATTCTTTAAGCACTTCCAGTTTTCAAGCATCCTCTCCTTGTTTGCAATtacaggagggatgggggaaaTCTTCTCTTAACACCTGCTTGCTAATTGGGCTAATTTGTAGTTGGCAAAGCAGAATGAAATCAACTTGTTCTCTTTTAGGCCCTGGTATATCCAGCTATGAGAGTAACCTTGGAGCTCTTGCCAAACCTTTTGATGACTGCCTGAATAAAGTCAAGGAGAGAATACCAGTTCATTTGCATAAGAACACTTCTGTTTATCTGGGGGCTACAGCTGGCATGAGGCTGCTGAGGTACGGCAGACACGTGAGCTCCTCTGTGTGCATTATAGCAGAGCAGTCTGTGAAACCAGAGTGTGAAAAATGTTCTGGATGCATTTTTATCCGTTGGAAATTGGATATCCCTGAAGGAAATGGAGCCCAGccaatttaatttaattaacttTTCTGATAGGGAAAGTGGGGCTGTATGAAAACCCTCTGTGGTGCTGTACTGAAAACAAATCTTGCTTTATTCTGGAGAAGGCAGGagtttaattttctcttccataTCTGCCTTGAAATTCAGTGTTACTCAAACAGGTAATGTTCGTATCTGTGGACAGCAAAGGCAGATTAAAGCTGGGCACCACAGTTTTCTGACTGCTAATGAAGCTTTTGGGATCTGCTTGTGACTTTAGACCTGGCATAAACTGGCTTTCTATAGTAGTTCTGTGGCTGAacagagggggaagaaaggcTCCAGGACTGTTCTGACCAGCAGTTGTCATGTAAGCATTCAGTTCACTGAGGaagaaactgtgtgtgtgtgtatatacatatatgaaacaaaatacCCACGAGCTTGTATGCTAAAGAATGAAGTTTATACATAGTGGGGGAGTTGCTTGCTGAAATGCTGTTGGATAATGTGGCTGTTCCCTGTCATAAACTTCCCTTTAGGGAAACAACATCTATTTTTCATTAGGTGATTGTAGGAACATGAAATTGCCTTTCCAGATGCTCAGTGTCTTATATTTTGTGAATTGCTTAGGTTGCAAAATGAAACGGCAGCCAATGAAGTCCTTGCGAGCATTCAAAACTACTTCAGAGCACAGCCTTTTGACTTTAGGGGTGCGCAAATCATAACGGGGCCAGAGGAAGGGCTGTATGGATGGATAACAGCCAACTATATAATGGGCAATTTCTTAGAGGTGTGTGGAAAAAACCTGCATGCTTTTCTTTCACCATTTCTCTCTTATAAATGAGAAGTTTGAGAGGACATGCCTGTTAAATGTCATAGCTATAGAGTCCattttgcactgaaatacaTAACATGGTCTTTTTGTGGcagtaatagaaaaaaacaaacataaagaaCATGATGCTACAGAAACGTGATGTGGCAAAGGTAAAATTGTTGACCCACAAAACAGGGCTCTTCTCTAAATGACACTGAATGCCTTTCCTAGAAATAGAAATTGCACTGCTTTTAAATGCCTTGGTGTGTTAAGTGTGACAGGTCTTGATTGTCTTGACAGTGGTGGCAAATGGAGATGtcttcttctgcttctctgtgaaTTCCTCAGTTGActgctgtccctgcagctcTACTGGTGAAGGATCTGCACAGCTTAAGGGGCTCCTGGCAGTGTTGGCTCACTTGTTTTAGCAGACAAAAATGAAGCAGTGAAGGTGTTGAAGTTGATGTGGCCAAATGTGCCTCAGCTGAGCCAGAGATCACTCATATACCATTCATCCCAATACCGCTGGAAAACTGCAGGCTATAAGCAGTGGGGCTGTGATACTGCCTTGTGCATACAAAGTGATACCAATATAAAGATACTTGTGCTGTGTTTGAACTCAGAATAGGGTCAAGGCAGAGAGGTAGTCAAGTATATTAGAAGATCtctttatacatatatatatatatatattcagtatAGTTTATTCCCAGTAAAAGCTTTACCAAGATGATGAGCAACTGCATTCATGGCAGCAGTTAACTGCACTTAGATAGTTTTGCTAAGTTGAAAGAAATTTCAACCAAACCCCTGAGTATTGTTTGCTATCCTGGTTGAGTGGTTCCTGTTAGATCATGGCACTTAATGAGGAGGAATTAGCCATTAGTAATCTTAAGCGATAGCTCATGGTGAGTGTGTTGCTGACTCTTGTAGAGAAAAGCAGTACTGGAATGGCATGTTCTGCAAGAGCTTTTCTCACTGTGCATATTTCCTGCAACACACATGATATGATAAACTTCAGGGTGGTGTCAGTCTTCTACCACATGGATTTTAATAATGTGAATAACAAATTATATCAAATATGGCAGACTCATAAGGAACACTGAAGGACTGCACGATGGTGTGAAGCCAGTTTAGTACAAAGAGTTGTGTCAAGACCTGCATGTGGAATATCACTAGTAGGGGAACGAAATGGTCACCATTCTTGTGACAGTGGCCTGAGTCAAATTCTGGTAGGGGCTGTTAATGGAATCTTGCACTCTAAAATCTTGTGAGTGTATTTCTAACCCTGGGagcttcttttcccttccaccGTACACATTCACATCATCATGCCCAGTAGGTGATACTACAGTAAATATTGAGGTAGATGATCTTACAGAATCTATATTCTGTGTAGATCAAACACAGAATTTGGACAATGAGTAATAGGAAAATGCCAGCTGAATAGATCAGATTTATTGCCACTGCAGTTTCAGGGAAGGAAATGTGCAGACCaggggattttgtttttttgacttCAAtatagctttcatttttctgtggttttcattCTATTCTCACTCTTTTTCTGTGTGACCTCTTAATATTCTATTCCTTTAATAATCATTCTTGCCTTGAAACAAGCAAATCTTCATACTATTTACATCAACACTTGTTCAAGTTCTCATGAGTACGTAATACAATTCCCTGCATTCTAGTATGGATACTGACGTGGCTAGTCCTATGCTTTGATTATTGTGCTGCCCTCTGAGTTGAACGCTAAACTGCATTCCTTTGTCCATCTCTCAAGATCATTTTACTCCATGTTTGCCTAAGAGCTGATTTTTCTGAAAGGGTACAGGATGAAGAGGCAGGGAAATCTCCAACAGTTAAGAGTAGCAAAGcttgaacaaaaggcagaaCAAGCAGATGGTATCTCTAATTAGTCCTTTTACTTTCCCATATAGAGAAACCTTTGGAGGACATGGGTTCACCCTTACAGAAAAGAGACAATGGGCGCACTGGACCTTGGAGGAGCTTCCACTCAAATTTCATTTATCCCAGAGGATTCTCAGGAGAACTTCAACAGCACCTTACAAGTGAAGTTGTATGGTTACAACTACAATGTCTACACACACAGCTTCCAGTGCTATGGGAGAGATGAAGCTGAGAAAAGGCTTTTAGCATTGTTGCTCCAGGTCTGTTTAAGCCCCTCTGCTATGTTGCTCTTCCAGGTGTTCAGTAACTGTCTGAGGTTCTTCAGCTTGTGTGGAATTCTGGAGTTTGGAAGTATCCAAACTTCCCTTTGGTGGAGTTTGGAGGCTCCAGTAAGAGCTCTGTTGTGCTTAGTTATGGACCAACACACTTGGGTTTCATACAAAGATCCCTTTATCTGTTAAAAATTGGTAAGAGTTTTCTACTGTTTGACATAAAAAGGCCCAGCTGGTCCTGTAAGTGTTTTGCTGGTCTTGCCAATGCTTTCTTGAGGAAGGAGTTTCTGTGAATGACAATGATCAGCAATGTTGTACTGATATCGGTTGTGACAGAGAACAAAACCACATGCATGTGTGGTTTAAAAAGATTCCCAGTTACTGTCAAATTAGGTCTTTCTTGCATTTTAATAGCCTttattgggtttggtttttttctttcccagaaatCAAACACCAGTTCCAATGTGGATAATCCATGTTACCCTCACGATTATAACACCACATTCACCATGAAGCACGTCTCTGGCAGCCTTTGTACACAATCCCTGAGACCAGCAAATTACCACCCAAGTGAGCTTGTGCACTTCCATGGAACAGGGGATCCAGGTCTGTGCCAGGAGATGGTTTCTTCATTGTTCAACTTCAGTGCTTGCAGAGACAGAGAAGACTGTCCATTTCACGGAATACATCAGCCAAAAGTTAAAGGGAATTTTGTGGTAGGTTTGCAAACTCAGCTCTTCTTTTTGAGCTTGCTGGCTTTTGATTTCTACAGTTATGAAAATAACAGGCCTGCCATCTACTCCTTTTCTATAGGCTTTCTCAGGATTCTACTATACAATTAATGCTTTGAATTTATCTGGGCACTTTTCCCTGGCTGACTTCAATTCAAGTATGTGGTTTTTCTGTtcccagagctgggcacaggtAAGTGggttggctgggtttttttgggttggttttggtttcccTTTTGTATCTGTAAAAGGGAgatataaaaagaacatgggCTGAACAAGCATTCAGAACTTTTTGGAAGGTCTGGTTTAATGTGCTTCAAACCATGTAGTATTTGTAGCATGCTTAGAAGTTGGACTAGGTTTCAAAATCTGTTTCAGAGCTTTAGCCATGCTGTAAAGACGACAGGGAAAACATAGAAACCATAACATCTTTTATGTATAGTCTTGGATGTAGTTTCATTGTTTACCACATGAACTATGTCACTGTCAgggtatttctttctttaaatctcTGTATCTTGTTGTCCACAACTTGGAGTTcttgaaaaatgtaaataaattctAATTAGAATCCAAAATATTCTCTAGTTATAAAACCTGaagcatttttctgtaaattaCATGTCTGTAACAAACCTTTTGCTTTCAGCTCCAGTTTATGCTGCCTACATTTGAAGAAATATATGCTAGATCCTACTGTTTTTCAGCCAATTTCATTTATTACTTGCTTATACATGGTTACAACTTTGATGCAGAAACTTGGCCACGGATACGTTTTCAAAAGGAGGTGAGTAATAATAATCTGCTCTCACTATTCATTTAATCCAAAGTttagaaggagagagaagatgCAGCAGCTTACAAAAATATAACAGTCGAAAACAGCCTTTGTAAATGATGTCAAATCTTTGGCACAAGGCAAAACTACTTCTCAAGCCTCAGTAGCAATTTCAGCCTGGTTCTAGGGGTTGCAGCATTGCCTTGAGATGCTGCCTAGATTCTTTGTAAGAGCTttaagatgaaataattgtgtgTTAAACCTTGTCCCAGTAGGTGAAAGCAGTAGCTCAAAACACCTCACCAGTTGAGGTCCACTGCTGGGTTGGACAGGAGAACTGCTTCTGTCTGCTGGCAAAGCCTTGGGGGAACCAGCAGAGCTGGTTTGTGATCAGTGAGTGGTGATGATGCAACTCAGGCAGTTTTCACCTCAGCTGGCATATCCATCTGTGCCGTAATCTGGTTCCCTGCAATAGGAATGTGTATTGATGGGGTACTGGCTTTCAGTTGCCAGATGGAGAAGCCTTATAACATTTCTGTCATAGCTGTATTTCTCTTCCGTGACCTTAGTTTTCCTCCTAAAAAGCAGAGTACTTGTAATGAActtgtatgtgtatatatatatatccattCTAAAGATACTGCTAAGAAATCTTCGCTTTCAAATTGGAAGCCATGGGTACTAGTGAAGCTTGGCTGTCACATCAAGAAG of the Melopsittacus undulatus isolate bMelUnd1 chromosome 1, bMelUnd1.mat.Z, whole genome shotgun sequence genome contains:
- the ENTPD3 gene encoding ectonucleoside triphosphate diphosphohydrolase 3; amino-acid sequence: MLTRTWSVVAQAFLLLSIILVIAIAVIQINQQQILSPGLKYGIVLDAGSSRTTVYVYEWPAEKENDTGIVSQTFKCNVKGPGISSYESNLGALAKPFDDCLNKVKERIPVHLHKNTSVYLGATAGMRLLRLQNETAANEVLASIQNYFRAQPFDFRGAQIITGPEEGLYGWITANYIMGNFLERNLWRTWVHPYRKETMGALDLGGASTQISFIPEDSQENFNSTLQVKLYGYNYNVYTHSFQCYGRDEAEKRLLALLLQKSNTSSNVDNPCYPHDYNTTFTMKHVSGSLCTQSLRPANYHPSELVHFHGTGDPGLCQEMVSSLFNFSACRDREDCPFHGIHQPKVKGNFVAFSGFYYTINALNLSGHFSLADFNSSMWFFCSQSWAQLQFMLPTFEEIYARSYCFSANFIYYLLIHGYNFDAETWPRIRFQKEVGNSSIAWALGYMLSLTNMIPAEGKLIQLPLKPALFAGLLVCLTVTALLCLLFLVYLWIASPHRKNISRVEHVFIPE